Proteins encoded by one window of Phytohabitans houttuyneae:
- a CDS encoding putative protein N(5)-glutamine methyltransferase — MSIVERLRAAGCVFAEDEARLLTAAADTPAALSALVERRVAGEPLEHLLGWAEFCGLRVAVDPGVFVPRRRTALLVHEAVALLATRPSRATVVDMCCGSGAVGAAVAAAAGPVALHATDVDPAAVRCARRNLAPAGGHAYLGDLDAPLPPALRGRVDVLVANVPYVPTAELSRMPPEARYHEPRVALDGGSDGLDVLRRVAATAPVWLAPGGHLLIETSDRQAAGAASAFTAAGLTPRVITDNALGATAVVGTFDVRAVQR, encoded by the coding sequence GTGTCGATCGTCGAGCGGCTGCGCGCCGCGGGGTGCGTCTTCGCCGAAGACGAGGCCCGCCTGCTCACCGCCGCCGCGGACACGCCCGCCGCCCTCTCCGCGCTGGTCGAGCGCCGGGTGGCCGGCGAGCCGCTGGAGCACCTGCTGGGCTGGGCGGAGTTCTGCGGCTTGCGGGTCGCGGTCGATCCCGGCGTCTTCGTGCCGCGGCGGCGCACCGCGCTGCTGGTCCACGAGGCGGTGGCCCTGCTGGCCACCCGCCCGTCCCGGGCGACGGTCGTCGACATGTGCTGCGGTTCCGGCGCGGTGGGCGCCGCGGTGGCCGCGGCCGCGGGCCCGGTCGCCCTCCACGCCACCGACGTGGACCCCGCGGCGGTACGGTGCGCGCGGCGCAACCTCGCCCCGGCCGGCGGCCACGCCTACCTGGGCGACCTCGACGCGCCGCTGCCGCCGGCCCTGCGCGGCCGGGTCGACGTGCTGGTGGCGAACGTCCCGTACGTCCCCACGGCGGAGCTGTCACGCATGCCGCCCGAGGCGCGCTACCACGAGCCGAGGGTCGCGCTGGACGGCGGCTCGGACGGCCTGGACGTGCTGCGCCGGGTGGCCGCCACCGCCCCGGTCTGGCTGGCGCCCGGCGGCCACCTGCTGATCGAGACGAGCGACCGCCAGGCGGCCGGCGCGGCGTCCGCATTCACCGCGGCCGGCCTCACCCCACGCGTGATCACCGACAACGCCCTAGGCGCCACGGCCGTGGTAGGCACGTTCGACGTCCGCGCGGTTCAGCGTTAG
- a CDS encoding anti-sigma factor family protein — protein sequence MDVHDEVLDLIGAWALDACDPDEAARVDAHLSGCATCAAEARRLRSAASWLAADRVIPAPPALRHRVLATARAARPPALLRTLVGAYAGQAALLDRLLGAVRQDDWGRPDPRHETVGGVVAHLAGNDAMLAADLGLPVVPLPAGAGVDVHAAWREQSRVIVDGLAARDGELDRRVRLAHTGPPPLRPLREALVQRAFETWIHLDDIGAAVGRGATTPPPEQVRRIVDLAAELLPGAITGGDEGAEVGTVRLVLEGTGGGEWTLPCGPGDHTTIYADAVEFTRLVANRRGPDSLVHSTTGSPAVSTRVLHVAATLGCD from the coding sequence ATGGATGTTCATGACGAGGTGCTCGACCTGATCGGTGCGTGGGCTCTGGACGCCTGTGACCCGGATGAGGCGGCGCGGGTGGACGCGCACCTGAGCGGGTGCGCGACCTGCGCCGCGGAGGCTCGCCGCCTGCGTTCGGCGGCGTCCTGGCTGGCCGCCGACCGGGTGATCCCGGCGCCACCGGCCCTGCGCCACCGCGTGCTCGCGACCGCGCGGGCGGCTCGCCCGCCGGCGCTGCTGCGCACGCTCGTCGGGGCGTATGCGGGGCAGGCCGCCCTGCTCGACCGCCTGCTCGGCGCGGTGCGGCAGGACGACTGGGGCCGGCCCGACCCACGCCACGAGACGGTCGGCGGAGTGGTGGCACACCTGGCGGGCAACGACGCGATGCTCGCGGCCGACCTCGGCCTCCCGGTGGTGCCGCTCCCCGCCGGCGCGGGGGTGGACGTGCACGCGGCCTGGCGCGAGCAGAGCCGCGTGATCGTCGACGGCCTCGCCGCCCGCGACGGCGAGCTCGACCGGCGGGTCCGCCTCGCACACACCGGCCCGCCACCGCTGCGGCCGCTGCGCGAGGCCTTGGTGCAGCGGGCGTTCGAGACCTGGATCCACCTCGACGACATCGGCGCCGCTGTCGGCCGGGGCGCCACCACACCCCCGCCCGAGCAGGTCCGCCGCATCGTCGACCTGGCCGCCGAGCTGCTGCCCGGCGCGATCACCGGTGGCGACGAGGGCGCCGAGGTGGGCACCGTCCGGCTCGTCCTCGAAGGCACCGGCGGTGGCGAGTGGACACTCCCTTGTGGACCCGGTGACCACACGACGATCTACGCCGACGCCGTCGAGTTCACCCGGCTGGTGGCCAACCGCCGCGGTCCCGACTCGCTCGTCCACTCCACCACCGGCAGCCCGGCCGTCTCGACCCGCGTCCTGCACGTCGCCGCGACGCTCGGATGTGACTGA
- a CDS encoding sigma-70 family RNA polymerase sigma factor, with product MPPDESDARLRERLVAGDGDALAEAYDRWSGLIHTLALRITDDAAAAEDITQDVFVGLWQRPEAFDPERGALRTWLCMLARSRALDWTRRREARARYHAAAGASAAASPAYGDIDDAVIWHTETKVVREAVQALPDLQRQAVHLAYYRGHTYRQVALELNIPEGTAKSRLRLALANIADRLAAEGILER from the coding sequence GTGCCGCCGGACGAGAGCGACGCGCGGCTGCGGGAGCGGCTCGTCGCCGGTGACGGCGACGCGCTCGCCGAGGCGTACGACCGGTGGTCCGGTCTGATCCACACGCTCGCCCTGCGGATCACCGACGACGCGGCGGCGGCCGAGGACATCACGCAGGACGTGTTCGTGGGGCTGTGGCAGCGGCCGGAGGCGTTCGACCCGGAGCGCGGGGCGCTGCGCACCTGGCTGTGCATGCTGGCGCGCAGCCGCGCCCTCGACTGGACCCGGCGGCGGGAGGCGCGCGCCCGGTACCACGCGGCGGCCGGCGCCTCGGCGGCGGCCTCGCCGGCCTACGGCGACATCGACGACGCGGTCATCTGGCACACCGAGACGAAGGTCGTGCGGGAGGCCGTGCAGGCGCTGCCCGACCTGCAACGGCAGGCGGTCCATTTGGCGTACTACCGGGGTCACACGTACCGCCAGGTGGCGCTGGAGCTGAACATCCCGGAGGGCACCGCCAAGTCGCGGCTGCGGCTCGCGCTGGCCAACATCGCCGACCGCCTCGCCGCGGAGGGCATCCTCGAGCGCTGA
- a CDS encoding M36 family metallopeptidase, with protein sequence MRRVAAAVITAVVLIAGPPAVSGSATAAPAAPPDLSLPGEKHVSRDLDNRDGTVAPSAAQRARASALGDVRFNALGTPSALGTGAKPLATGLPAGAEAAARAYLAGNRDLFGLDEAAVAALEPLLVRPMGSGTVVTLRQRFGDLPAGHDGLVTVLVTGDKVVRVTSSLSRDTSAPEPATLSAAEAVAIARANAGLGASTGSSDVRRVAVPTPADGPRDAYAVTLTSPAAADPVAVTTYVDGRSGEVLVREDLVDFDSDNPRWAVFPSTPPATIPAGRDPRVLWCQEEVGRCVKAVRDPNTGEAWDVDLTTGLPTFTSRGNAADNTLSLGAGNPAVPATPSPNREYIYPFTDQWRQSRCNPTVFTSAQRNDADAAIANLFAMHNRMHDWAFNLGFTESAWNMQAVNVSGDGLGGDPETGRAQANALGGSRNNANQGTGRDGLPPTTNMFLWQPQAGGAYPPCVDGDYDMTVIGHEYTHAITNRMIAGPDTGIGSLQGSAMGESWGDLLAAEYLLEYGFRPPGESPFITGGYVTGNTVNGIRNYDSTRSPLNYSDVGYDLVGQQQHADGEIWSATQVRLRGAFVARYGSGTPSLQARCADGLVEVASCPGNRRWAQLMFDSFLLQAASQFSMLDMRDNMLAADLVRFGGANQELMWNAFAQAGMGRDATSGPSDADPVPSFASPYADNATVTLRPLGDSEGAPIRLYVGDYEARATPVADTDPETELGDTFEIIGGKQFNLVATGPGYGHRKFTTLFLPGRAQDLKVNLPRNLAAAAGGATVSGPGVNVPLLIDETEGTNWASLDGVAGRALTVDLAGDLPQRVSVVNVSALLRPAIVGDPDPNAQNRFSALRSFNVWACDATTADCATDAGWRRVYRSPSDAFPSGNFRPTAPSLNLRQFRFTPTPATHLRLEVVASQCTGNPLYAGEQDADPATATDCATASPFASQVRVSEFQAFTR encoded by the coding sequence GTGCGCAGAGTGGCCGCGGCTGTGATCACCGCCGTCGTACTCATCGCTGGACCACCAGCCGTTTCCGGATCGGCGACCGCGGCTCCCGCGGCCCCGCCCGACCTCAGCCTGCCGGGGGAGAAGCACGTCTCCCGCGACCTCGACAACCGCGACGGCACCGTCGCACCGAGCGCCGCGCAGCGCGCCCGCGCCAGCGCGCTGGGCGACGTCCGCTTCAACGCGCTGGGTACACCGAGCGCGCTCGGCACCGGCGCGAAGCCGCTCGCGACCGGCCTGCCCGCCGGCGCGGAGGCGGCCGCCCGGGCGTACCTGGCCGGCAACCGCGACCTCTTCGGCCTTGACGAGGCGGCCGTCGCCGCGCTGGAGCCGCTGCTGGTCCGGCCGATGGGCAGCGGCACGGTGGTGACGCTGCGGCAGCGCTTCGGCGACCTGCCCGCCGGCCACGACGGCCTGGTGACCGTCCTGGTCACCGGCGACAAAGTCGTGCGGGTCACCTCGTCGCTGTCCCGCGACACGAGCGCGCCCGAACCGGCCACGCTCAGCGCGGCGGAGGCCGTGGCCATCGCCCGTGCCAACGCCGGCCTCGGCGCGTCCACGGGAAGCAGTGACGTGCGGCGGGTTGCCGTGCCGACGCCGGCCGACGGGCCGCGCGACGCGTACGCGGTGACGCTCACCTCACCGGCCGCCGCCGACCCGGTCGCCGTGACGACCTATGTGGACGGTCGCAGCGGCGAGGTGCTGGTTCGCGAGGACCTCGTCGACTTCGACTCGGACAACCCGCGCTGGGCGGTCTTCCCGTCCACGCCGCCGGCCACCATCCCGGCCGGCCGCGACCCGCGCGTGCTGTGGTGCCAGGAGGAGGTCGGCCGCTGCGTGAAGGCGGTCCGCGACCCCAACACCGGCGAGGCGTGGGACGTCGACCTCACGACCGGCCTGCCCACCTTCACCTCGCGCGGCAACGCGGCCGACAACACGCTCAGCCTCGGCGCCGGCAACCCCGCCGTGCCGGCGACGCCGAGCCCGAACCGCGAGTACATCTACCCGTTCACCGACCAGTGGCGGCAGTCCCGCTGCAACCCCACCGTCTTCACCTCCGCGCAGCGCAACGACGCGGACGCGGCGATCGCCAACCTCTTCGCGATGCACAACCGCATGCACGACTGGGCGTTCAACCTCGGCTTCACCGAGTCCGCCTGGAACATGCAGGCGGTCAACGTCTCCGGCGACGGCCTCGGCGGCGACCCCGAGACCGGCCGCGCGCAGGCGAACGCGCTCGGCGGCAGCCGCAACAACGCCAACCAGGGCACCGGCCGCGACGGCCTCCCGCCGACGACCAACATGTTCCTGTGGCAGCCGCAGGCCGGTGGGGCGTACCCGCCGTGCGTCGACGGCGACTACGACATGACGGTGATCGGGCACGAGTACACGCACGCGATCACCAACCGCATGATCGCGGGGCCGGACACGGGCATCGGCTCGCTGCAGGGCTCCGCGATGGGCGAGTCGTGGGGTGACCTGCTCGCGGCCGAGTACCTGCTGGAGTACGGCTTCCGCCCGCCCGGCGAGAGCCCGTTCATCACCGGCGGGTACGTCACCGGCAACACCGTCAACGGCATCCGCAACTACGACTCGACGCGCAGCCCGCTCAACTACTCCGACGTCGGGTACGACCTCGTCGGCCAGCAGCAGCACGCGGACGGCGAGATCTGGAGCGCCACCCAGGTGCGGCTGCGCGGCGCGTTCGTCGCCCGGTACGGCAGCGGCACGCCCTCGCTGCAGGCCCGCTGCGCCGACGGCCTTGTCGAGGTCGCGTCCTGCCCGGGCAACCGGCGGTGGGCGCAGCTGATGTTCGACTCGTTCCTGCTCCAGGCGGCCAGCCAGTTCAGCATGCTCGACATGCGTGACAACATGCTCGCCGCCGACCTGGTCCGCTTCGGCGGCGCCAACCAGGAGCTGATGTGGAACGCGTTCGCGCAGGCAGGCATGGGCCGGGACGCCACCAGCGGCCCGAGCGACGCCGACCCGGTGCCGAGCTTCGCCTCCCCGTACGCCGACAACGCCACCGTCACGCTCCGCCCGCTGGGCGACTCGGAGGGCGCGCCGATCCGGCTGTACGTGGGTGACTACGAGGCGCGGGCCACCCCGGTCGCCGACACCGACCCGGAGACCGAGCTGGGCGACACCTTCGAGATCATCGGCGGCAAGCAGTTCAACCTCGTCGCCACCGGCCCGGGGTACGGCCACCGCAAGTTCACCACGCTCTTCCTGCCCGGCCGGGCCCAGGACCTGAAGGTCAACCTGCCGCGCAACCTCGCCGCGGCGGCCGGCGGTGCCACGGTGAGCGGGCCGGGCGTCAACGTCCCGCTGCTGATCGACGAGACCGAGGGCACCAACTGGGCCTCGCTGGACGGCGTGGCCGGCCGTGCGCTCACCGTCGACCTCGCCGGTGACCTGCCGCAGCGGGTCAGCGTGGTCAACGTGAGCGCGCTGCTGCGCCCCGCCATCGTCGGCGACCCCGACCCGAACGCGCAGAACCGCTTCTCCGCGCTCCGCTCGTTCAACGTGTGGGCCTGCGACGCCACGACCGCGGACTGCGCGACGGACGCCGGCTGGCGGCGGGTGTACCGCAGTCCCAGCGACGCGTTCCCGTCCGGCAACTTCCGCCCCACGGCGCCGTCGCTGAACCTGCGGCAGTTCCGCTTCACCCCGACCCCGGCGACCCACCTGCGCCTCGAGGTGGTCGCCAGCCAGTGCACCGGCAACCCGCTCTACGCCGGCGAGCAGGACGCCGACCCGGCGACGGCGACGGACTGCGCGACGGCCAGCCCGTTCGCGTCCCAGGTCCGGGTATCGGAGTTCCAGGCGTTCACCCGCTGA
- a CDS encoding carboxymuconolactone decarboxylase family protein: protein MRLDFDTLAPGFSKALGRLDVASGEGPLDRPLRELVRTHASQINGCGYCVDMHTKDARAQGETEQRLYALPVWREVPYFTERERAALALTEAVTVPTRAGVPDDVWADAAKAFDEGELAQLLATIVTINAWNRIGVSARCWTPGSYQP, encoded by the coding sequence ATGAGACTGGACTTCGACACGCTCGCCCCCGGGTTCTCCAAGGCCCTGGGCCGCCTCGACGTCGCATCCGGCGAGGGACCGCTCGACCGGCCGCTGCGCGAGCTGGTGCGCACGCACGCCTCCCAGATCAACGGCTGCGGGTACTGCGTGGACATGCACACGAAGGACGCCCGCGCGCAGGGCGAGACCGAGCAGCGCCTGTACGCGCTGCCGGTGTGGCGCGAGGTGCCGTACTTCACCGAGCGGGAGCGCGCTGCTTTGGCGCTCACCGAGGCCGTGACCGTACCCACCCGCGCCGGCGTGCCCGACGACGTGTGGGCGGACGCCGCCAAGGCCTTCGACGAGGGCGAGCTGGCCCAACTGCTGGCCACGATCGTGACCATCAACGCGTGGAACCGGATCGGCGTGTCGGCGCGCTGCTGGACGCCGGGCTCGTACCAGCCGTGA
- a CDS encoding phosphotransferase: protein MKTLPDNPHLDHLRQQAKDLLAGLRAADPAATLADAQASLAGQYGFRTWTDLKAEVDRVRGHAAEEDPALARAIAERFGLGEVTGPMRSVARPDDMGRRWTLETAQGRWNLRGLDTWWPIVDAETDTALQEAAAAAGVLLPPPVRSRAGAVVESVGGHAWRVYGWVHAGPPLAAPAGARFTRAVGEVLATVHGLALPVDRISPWHARRFSEVTWDGWAARAASEGAAWAPAMAAAAPVLTDLESLRDAAPPPTRAPVLCHNSLGPANARKARDGRLVVTGWEHAGGQPPDWEVANALFDWAVEPGGRVNAAGARALADGYRAVAGHLPDLGLSSFRGTITSLANYVAGEVGTALELPAGEQRRYADRSVTHVLTHLATRTTLEHLLEAVTAARR, encoded by the coding sequence GTGAAGACGCTGCCCGACAACCCCCATCTCGACCACCTGCGCCAGCAGGCCAAGGATCTCCTGGCCGGCCTCCGCGCCGCCGACCCGGCCGCCACCCTCGCCGACGCGCAGGCTTCGCTCGCCGGTCAGTACGGGTTTCGCACCTGGACCGACCTGAAGGCCGAGGTCGACCGCGTGCGCGGCCACGCCGCCGAGGAGGATCCCGCGCTGGCCCGCGCGATCGCCGAGCGGTTCGGCCTCGGCGAGGTCACCGGTCCGATGCGCTCGGTCGCCCGCCCCGACGACATGGGGCGCCGCTGGACGCTGGAGACCGCGCAGGGCCGGTGGAACCTGCGCGGGCTGGACACCTGGTGGCCGATCGTCGACGCCGAGACCGACACCGCGCTGCAGGAGGCGGCGGCCGCCGCGGGGGTGCTGCTGCCCCCGCCGGTACGCAGCCGCGCCGGCGCGGTCGTCGAGTCGGTCGGCGGCCACGCCTGGCGGGTGTACGGGTGGGTGCACGCCGGCCCGCCCTTGGCCGCGCCGGCCGGCGCCCGCTTCACCCGCGCGGTCGGCGAGGTGCTCGCCACCGTGCACGGCCTGGCCCTGCCGGTCGACCGGATCAGCCCCTGGCACGCCCGGCGCTTCTCCGAGGTGACCTGGGACGGCTGGGCCGCGCGGGCCGCCTCGGAGGGCGCCGCCTGGGCACCGGCGATGGCCGCCGCGGCACCGGTACTCACCGACCTGGAGTCGCTGCGCGACGCGGCTCCCCCGCCCACGCGGGCGCCGGTGCTGTGCCACAACTCGCTCGGTCCGGCCAACGCCCGCAAGGCCCGCGACGGCCGCCTCGTCGTCACCGGCTGGGAGCACGCGGGCGGGCAGCCGCCGGACTGGGAGGTGGCGAACGCGCTTTTCGACTGGGCGGTCGAGCCGGGCGGCCGGGTCAACGCGGCCGGCGCCCGCGCGCTCGCCGACGGGTACCGGGCGGTGGCGGGCCACCTGCCCGACCTGGGCCTGTCGAGCTTCCGTGGCACGATCACCAGCCTGGCCAACTACGTCGCCGGCGAGGTGGGCACGGCGCTGGAGCTGCCCGCCGGCGAGCAGCGGCGGTACGCCGACCGCAGCGTCACGCACGTGCTCACCCACCTGGCCACGCGCACCACCCTGGAACACCTGCTGGAGGCCGTGACGGCAGCGCGGCGGTAG
- a CDS encoding YncE family protein: MRNRAMWTVVAAAVVAGGLAVPAPATAAGASAVTLPVAAAADIVTVRNRVFVSGGPDSAAVAVTNGDGRVLGTVPLGAGTADLALSGSGHDLYVALPSARAIAVIDTRTLTEIARYPTGDACPRSLARTARWLYFGYNCGSGNWDGNIGVMGLDGQGVRYGLARTTFYDTPRLEAPATTRGPLLAWDSSLSPATISVYGVGRDGTPTWLRDSAWDAVGSNLADVAVTGDGTSALTAAGAPYEVREFTVADLAEPSVRYGTGPYPIAVELDPGEARVAAAVAWFDPDVQVFGRDGAVRHVATVPGNLFDRALAWSPDGTRLYAVTGDPFAQPPLPATLHVLPVPA; encoded by the coding sequence ATGCGAAACAGAGCAATGTGGACAGTGGTGGCCGCGGCGGTGGTGGCCGGCGGGCTGGCGGTGCCGGCGCCCGCCACCGCGGCCGGGGCGTCCGCGGTCACGCTGCCGGTCGCCGCGGCGGCGGACATCGTGACGGTGCGAAACAGGGTCTTCGTCAGCGGCGGCCCGGACTCGGCGGCCGTCGCGGTCACCAACGGGGACGGTCGCGTGCTCGGCACGGTGCCGCTCGGGGCGGGTACCGCTGACCTCGCGCTGTCCGGCAGCGGGCACGACCTGTACGTCGCGCTGCCGTCCGCCCGCGCCATCGCCGTGATCGACACGCGCACGCTCACGGAGATCGCCCGCTACCCGACCGGGGACGCGTGCCCCCGGTCGCTGGCCCGGACAGCGCGGTGGCTGTACTTCGGGTACAACTGCGGCAGCGGCAACTGGGACGGCAACATCGGCGTGATGGGGCTGGACGGGCAGGGCGTCCGGTACGGGCTGGCGCGCACCACGTTCTACGACACGCCACGGCTGGAGGCGCCGGCCACGACCCGCGGCCCGCTGCTGGCCTGGGACTCGTCGCTGAGCCCGGCGACCATCAGCGTGTACGGCGTGGGGCGCGACGGCACGCCCACCTGGCTGCGGGACAGCGCGTGGGACGCGGTCGGCAGCAACCTCGCCGACGTGGCGGTCACCGGTGACGGGACCTCGGCGCTCACGGCCGCCGGCGCGCCGTACGAGGTGCGCGAGTTCACCGTCGCCGACCTGGCCGAGCCGAGCGTGCGGTACGGCACCGGCCCGTACCCGATCGCGGTGGAGCTGGACCCCGGCGAGGCGCGGGTGGCGGCGGCGGTGGCGTGGTTCGACCCGGACGTCCAGGTCTTCGGCCGCGACGGCGCGGTGCGGCACGTGGCGACGGTGCCCGGAAACCTGTTCGACCGCGCGCTCGCCTGGTCGCCGGACGGCACCCGGCTGTACGCGGTGACCGGCGACCCGTTCGCCCAGCCGCCGCTGCCGGCCACGCTCCACGTGCTGCCGGTACCGGCCTAG
- a CDS encoding rhamnogalacturonan lyase, whose translation MHTRPRALLASACTIALMALGAAPATAGTATTGHGRHGSHPQLERLDRGLVAATTPDGVFLSWRLLAEEVTGHSATGLTGADFRVYRDGRPVATVTDSTNYLDAGGTATSRYRVGALVRGKQVSLSAPVTPWSGASRDIPLRKPADGVTPAGEAYTYSANDLSVGDVDGDGQYEYVVKWDPSNSKDVSQVGYTGPVYIDTYEADGTLLYRIDLGVNIRAGAHYTQFLVYDFDGDGRAEMMFKTAPGTRIIRYNSDGTVASTRFITMPKRDIRAGYSHSDDYRLSAADYRERLIGVFQGWDKHPEVVAGRWPSTLEAAFGIAPAYTYPLSREDATALVDYFIDVYAPARSARNVLRNFAGFIVDGPEYLTVFEGATGRELQTVDYKPGRHDDGLMWGDYAMARIEPGNRVDRFLAAVAYLDGKRPSAVFARGYYTRSTMVAYDWDGRRLREHWYVDSGWVPMTNPFNDGPHGRDGTDPEFKTITTQGDHSLSAADVDGDGKQEIVYGSATIDHDGSLLYSSFAVAPPESAVPGQNVRLGHGDAMHVTDIDPARPGLEIYTAHEGGTFAPYGHAMRDAATGEVLFGDYTGRDTGRAMIGDVDPAVPGIEAWPAMPPNAADLGIGLFSAGGTLLGPTTPGTNMSIRWAGDLTTQIVNGQAPADVTIDDWKRGRVLTATGTTSNNGTKGNPGLVADVFGDWREELLVRTLDSTAIRVYLSTEVTGHKLYTLMHDPQYRAEVARQQTTYNQPSYTSFYLASDTDWAKVPLPPRR comes from the coding sequence ATGCATACCCGCCCGCGTGCGCTCCTCGCGAGTGCCTGCACGATCGCCCTCATGGCCCTCGGCGCCGCGCCCGCCACCGCCGGCACCGCCACCACCGGCCACGGCCGGCACGGGAGCCACCCCCAGCTCGAACGGCTCGACCGCGGCCTCGTCGCCGCCACCACGCCGGACGGCGTCTTCCTCAGCTGGCGCCTGCTCGCCGAGGAGGTCACCGGCCACTCCGCCACCGGCCTCACCGGCGCCGACTTCCGGGTGTACCGGGACGGCCGGCCGGTCGCCACCGTCACCGACAGCACCAACTACCTCGACGCCGGCGGCACCGCCACCTCGCGCTACCGCGTCGGCGCCCTCGTGCGCGGCAAGCAGGTCTCCCTCAGCGCGCCGGTCACGCCCTGGTCCGGCGCCTCCCGCGACATCCCGCTGCGCAAGCCCGCCGACGGCGTGACCCCGGCCGGCGAGGCCTACACGTACTCGGCCAACGACCTCAGCGTCGGCGACGTGGACGGCGACGGCCAGTACGAGTACGTGGTCAAGTGGGACCCGTCCAACTCCAAGGACGTCTCCCAGGTCGGCTACACCGGCCCGGTCTACATCGACACGTACGAGGCGGACGGCACGCTGCTGTACCGCATCGACCTCGGCGTCAACATCCGCGCCGGCGCGCACTACACGCAGTTCCTCGTGTACGACTTCGACGGCGACGGCCGCGCGGAGATGATGTTCAAGACCGCGCCCGGCACCCGGATCATCCGCTACAACAGCGACGGCACCGTCGCGTCCACCCGCTTCATCACGATGCCCAAGCGGGACATCCGGGCCGGCTACTCGCACAGCGACGACTACCGCCTCAGCGCGGCCGACTACCGCGAGCGGCTGATCGGCGTCTTCCAGGGCTGGGACAAGCACCCCGAGGTGGTCGCCGGGCGCTGGCCGTCCACACTGGAGGCCGCGTTCGGCATCGCGCCGGCGTACACCTACCCGCTGTCGCGGGAGGACGCCACCGCCCTCGTCGACTACTTCATCGACGTGTACGCACCGGCGCGCAGCGCCCGCAACGTGCTGCGCAACTTCGCGGGGTTCATTGTGGACGGTCCGGAGTACCTGACCGTCTTCGAGGGTGCCACCGGCCGCGAGCTGCAGACGGTCGACTACAAGCCCGGCCGCCACGACGACGGCCTCATGTGGGGCGACTACGCGATGGCCCGCATCGAGCCGGGCAACCGCGTCGACCGCTTCCTCGCCGCCGTCGCGTACCTGGACGGCAAGCGTCCCTCGGCCGTCTTCGCCCGCGGCTACTACACGCGTTCCACGATGGTCGCGTACGACTGGGACGGGCGGCGCCTGCGCGAGCACTGGTACGTCGACAGCGGCTGGGTGCCGATGACGAACCCGTTCAACGACGGGCCGCACGGGCGGGACGGCACGGACCCCGAGTTCAAGACGATCACGACGCAGGGCGACCACTCGCTCAGCGCGGCCGATGTGGACGGTGACGGCAAGCAGGAGATCGTGTACGGCTCGGCCACCATCGACCACGACGGCTCGCTGCTGTACAGCTCGTTCGCGGTCGCGCCGCCGGAGAGCGCGGTGCCCGGCCAGAACGTGCGCCTCGGCCACGGCGACGCGATGCACGTGACCGACATCGACCCGGCCCGCCCCGGCCTGGAGATCTACACCGCGCACGAGGGCGGCACGTTCGCACCGTACGGCCACGCCATGCGCGACGCGGCCACCGGCGAGGTGCTGTTCGGCGACTACACCGGCCGGGACACCGGGCGGGCGATGATCGGCGACGTCGACCCGGCCGTGCCGGGCATCGAGGCGTGGCCGGCCATGCCGCCGAACGCGGCCGACCTCGGCATCGGACTCTTCTCGGCCGGCGGCACGCTGCTCGGACCCACCACGCCGGGCACGAACATGAGCATCCGGTGGGCGGGCGACCTGACCACGCAGATCGTGAACGGGCAGGCGCCGGCGGACGTCACGATCGACGACTGGAAGCGCGGGCGGGTGCTCACCGCCACCGGCACGACCTCGAACAACGGCACCAAGGGCAACCCCGGCCTCGTCGCCGACGTGTTCGGCGACTGGCGCGAGGAGCTGCTGGTCCGGACGCTCGACAGCACCGCGATCCGCGTGTACCTGAGCACCGAGGTGACCGGCCACAAGCTCTACACGCTGATGCACGACCCGCAGTACCGGGCCGAGGTGGCCCGACAGCAGACGACCTACAACCAGCCGTCGTACACCAGCTTCTACCTGGCGTCCGACACCGACTGGGCGAAGGTGCCGCTGCCCCCGCGCCGCTGA
- a CDS encoding GNAT family N-acetyltransferase — protein sequence MTTIAARTIVTARLDLLPLRVEHATEMARVLSDPALHAFTGGAPDTPEELRSRYERMTGGSPDPAVSWLNWVIRLRDEDRLAGTVQATVSPSGGGLTAEIAWVVGTAWQGRGIATEAAQGLAGWLGQQPVQALVAHIHPDHKASAAVAAAAGLSPTDEWQDGEVRWERRLTAR from the coding sequence GTGACCACGATCGCGGCCCGGACCATCGTCACCGCGCGGCTGGACCTGCTCCCGCTGCGCGTCGAGCACGCCACGGAGATGGCGCGGGTGCTGTCAGACCCGGCGCTGCACGCCTTCACCGGCGGTGCCCCGGACACGCCGGAGGAGCTGCGCTCGCGTTACGAGCGGATGACCGGGGGCTCGCCCGACCCGGCCGTCTCGTGGCTGAACTGGGTGATCCGGCTCCGGGACGAGGACCGCCTGGCGGGTACCGTGCAGGCCACGGTGAGCCCGTCGGGCGGCGGCCTGACCGCGGAGATCGCCTGGGTCGTCGGCACGGCCTGGCAGGGCCGGGGGATCGCCACCGAGGCGGCGCAGGGGCTCGCCGGGTGGCTCGGCCAGCAGCCGGTCCAGGCCCTCGTCGCGCACATCCACCCCGACCACAAGGCGTCCGCGGCGGTCGCGGCGGCGGCCGGTCTCTCGCCGACCGACGAGTGGCAGGACGGCGAGGTCCGCTGGGAGCGGCGCCTCACCGCGCGTTGA